In Segatella copri, the DNA window TTAAGGTTTTAGTTTTGACGGTTGTGGCAGTCCTTGCGCTGTCATCTTGCGGCACTACTCAGACGGTGCCTCTGACCGGTCGCACTCATCGCATCTCTGTATCCGATGAGCAGGTTCTCAGTCTGTCTAATCAGGAATACACAAAGTACATGGCTTCTGCCAAGAAGTCGACCAATGCAGCCAATACGGCGATGGTTCAGCGGGTAGGAAAAAGACTTGCCAATGCTGTTGAACTCTATTTGAAGCAGAACGGATTTGAAGCCGACGTGAAGAATTATTCATGGGAATTCAATCTGGTACAAGATAAGTCTGCCAATGCATTCTGTATGCCTGGCGGTAAAATCGTGGTTTATGAAGGACTTTTGCCTTACACTCAGAATGAAACCGGTTTGGCAATCGTTTTGGGTCACGAAATAGCTCATGCTGTGGCTAAACATAGTGCTGAGCAGCTCACCAAACAGCAGAATCAGCAAACCGGTACAAGTATCCTGGGAACTGTATTGAACCAGACAGTAGGTAATGGTGTAGGTAATGTGGCAAGTGCAGTTGCCGGACAGTATTTCTCATTCCGCAATCTGAAGTATTCCCGTGATAATGAAACCGAGGCAGATTACATGGGGCTTATCTTCGCTGCCATGGCAGGTTACGATCCTCAGCAGGCCATTCCTTTCTGGAAGAGAATGTCACAGGGCTCAAGCAGCAATCAGAGTGATATTTTCAGTGATCACCCTTCAGACGCCAAGCGTATTGCAGCCTTGCAGAAGGAAATGCCTACTGCGCTGAAGTATTATAAACCTCAGACAACTTATAAGGTAGGTTCTACGAGCAAGACTTCTACAACCAAGAAGACCAGTAGAAAAAAGAAGACTACAACCCGCAGAAGATAAGGAATTTTCCGAATCTCTCGAATCTGAAGAATCAAATTAAAATAGTTAAGTATGGAGTATTTATCTCATAACCTTTGGCTGGTATGGACGTCGGTGATGTTCATCTGCCTCATCTTAGAGTTGTCTTCTGGCGATTTCTATGTTACTTGTTTTGCCATTGGTGCGCTCATCAGCATTCCTGTGGCATTAGTAGGAGCACCTTTCTGGGTGCAGGTAGTGGTTTGGGCTATCTGCTCTATGCTTAGCATCTGGTTGGTTCGTCCGCATCTGCTGAAATCGCTACACAAGGGTGGGGAAGACCGCCGCAGTAACGCCGATGCGCTGGCAGGACAGATAGGGGAAGTGACCGAGATGATTCCTGCCGGAGGATATGGTAGAGTGAAGCTGGATGGAGATGATTGGAAAGCGGAAGTTCCGCATCTTGCCGAACCGCTTGCTGTAGGCGATAAGGTTCGAATCTTAGGTCACGAATCTATCATCCTCAAGGTAGAAAAAGTTTAGGTAGGAAAAGTTTAAATTCAACATTATTCACTTAATCGTATAAACATCATGAACATAGGAATTTATGTGCTGGTGGCTCTAGTAGCACTTGCACTCGTAGTAGTTAAGAAAACCATCGTCATCATCCCTCAGAGTGAGACGAAAATCATAGAGCGTCTCGGACGATATTTTGCTACGCTCAAGCCGGGTATTAATATCATCATTCCTTTCATTGACCATGCCAAGGATATTGTGGCGATGAGAAACGGAAGATACCTTTATACAAACAGCATCGACCTTCGTGAACAGGTCTACGATTTCGACCGTCAGAATGTAATCACTAAGGATAATATCCAGATGCAGATAAATGCGTTGCTCTATTTCCAGATTGTGGACCCATTCAAGAGTGTGTATGAAATCAACAATCTGCCAAACGCCATAGAGAAACTGACCCAAACTACCTTGCGTAATATAATAGGTGAGATGGAACTTGACCAGACTCTTACCTCCCGCGATACGATTAACACCAAACTCCGTGCAGTTTTGGATGATGCAACCAATAAGTGGGGAATCAAGGTAAACCGAGTAGAATTGCAGGATATTACACCTCCAGAGAGTGTGCTCCAGGCGATGGAAAAGCAGATGCAGGCTGAACGCAACAAGCGTGCTACTATCCTGACTTCTGAAGGTGAGAAGGAAAAGCAGCGCCTGCTCTCAGAAGGTGAGAAGGCTGCCATCGTGAACAAGGCTGAGGCTGCCAAACAGCAGGCTATCCTGAATGCAGAAGGTGAGGCTACTGCCCGCATCCGTAAGGCTGAGGCCGAGGCTATTGCCATTCAGAAGATTACGGAAGCTGTAGGACAGAGTACGAATCCTGCCAACTATCTCTTGGCCCAGAAATACATCAGCATGATGCAGGAAGTGGCTCAGGGTAAGGATAATAAGGTGGTTTATCTGCCATACGAGGCAACCAATCTCTTGGGCTCTATCGGAGGAATCAAAGACCTTTTTAAGGGATAAAGACCTCTGAGTCAATGGATAATGCCATTTGGCTCAAGATTGGCTCAAAAAAATAAAGCACTCTGAATATCAGTAAACTGTAACTTCAGTAAGTAAAAATATAAAACAGGATAAAAATGAAGAAAATCTGTATCGTTGCAGGTGCAAGACCTAACTTTATCAAGGTTGCGCCCGTAATTAGAGCAATTCGTAATGCTCAGGAAGTTGGTAACGAAATCAGCTATCAGTTGGTTTACACAGGAAAAGAGGATGACCCGACTTTGGAATCTTCTCTTTTCGATGACTTAGGCATTCAGAAACCGGATGCTTATCTCGGCGTAGACTGTCCAAACATGAACGAACTTACCGGACAGGTGATGGGTCAGTTTGAGCGCTATCTGCAGCAGAATGCTACAGATGTTGTCATTGTGGTTGATGATCTGGCTTCAACCATGGCTGTGGCTATTGTTACCAAGAAGCAGGGTGTGCAGCTTGCTCATATTGCAGCCGGAACCCGCAGTTTTGACATTACCATGCCAAAGGAAATCAACCGTCTGGTGATTGATGGCTTGTCAGATATTCTCTTTACCGCTGGCATTTCAAACAACAGCATCGCCAACAAGGAAGGTGCAGAATTGTCTAAGGTTTACATGGTAGGAAATGTGCTTATCGACAACATCCGCTTCCTTCAGTCTAAAATGCAGCGTCCTGAAGTCATGGACGAGTTTCATCTGAAAGAAGGTGAATATATGGTTTTGACCTTGAACCGCAAGGCCATCGTCAATAACATTGATGAGATGAAATCACTCATTTCTGTCATAGATGAAGAGGCGCGCCAGGCTGGAGTGAAGGTGATTGCTCCGCTTCGAGGCAAAGCCTTGGGCTTCGTGCTCGCATTCAAGGCTTATCAGGAAGAGAGTAATCATCAGAGTGGAATCCAGGTGGTTCAGCCGCTCAATTATCTGTCGTTTGCTTATCTTACAGCTCACGCCAAAGGTGTGATTACCGATTCGGGTAATGTGGCTGAAGAAGCTACCTTCAATGGGGTTCCTTGCATTACGCTCAACAGCTATACTGAGCATATTGAAACCGTAAAGGTGGGTACAAACGAACTGGTTGCTGAAGATCCGGAGTTACTGAAGCAATCTATGCAGAAACTTCTGAAGGGTGAATGGAAGAAAGCGGGCATTCCTGACAGATGGGATGGCCGCTCAGCAGAAAGAATAGTCCAGATTCTCGCTGAATAGAATCTAAACTCATAGGTATAATCTCATGGAGAGAGATGATTCTATGTAAACTGATTCTTTTCAGAATAAACTTAGAGGTTCACTTCAATATCGTTATATTGAATAGTGAACCTCTTTCTTTTTATGCTTTATCTTTTTCTTAAGCCAAAGCTACCTTTTATCTTTTTCTTAACTTAAAACCATCCTTTTCCTTAATCCTTTTCAGGCGCCTTTGGCACAGGATAGTCGTATTGCTTGAAATAGGACGGCGTCTTATTATCATACCATACTCCTTCTACGTTTAAGCCGATAGAGAAAGTCTTTTTGGAGTTGGTGTATCTTACACCGGCGCCTAAAACGTTGGCGCCCGGTACTCCCATTCCGTAGCCACCCGGCATGATTCCTCTGCCCATTCCCCAAGGATACATTCCGTAGCCCCAAGGTGAATAGCCGTATGGACCATAGCCATAACCGCCATAACGGCCGTAGAGAGAATTGTAATTGTTGGCTACACTAAGCTGACCGTAAACGTAAGCCTCCCAATGCTCATTAAACTGGTAGCCCAGAATGCCGTAGACTCCGCCGTCATGATAACTGTCTCCACCATAGTTTACGTTGTTGATATAAGTGCCCAGAGCCAACCAAAGTTTGTTGTCTTTGGTGAGTGGCGTTAGGTAGGTTGCATCGATGGTCTGAGTGAAACCGCCTCTGTGAGGCACATTCTTGCCGAATGTGGCAAAGGCAGAAAGATCTACCGAGAGATTCAATCCCTTGTGCAGCCCCCAGCCATAGCCCAACGGATAACTCAAGCTGTTGGTAAGGTTGGAGATGGGATTATTATAATAGGTGCTGTCTAGCGAAGCATCACCTAGCAATCCGTTTTTGCCGAGAGTTTCTTTCTTATCTGATAGTCGGGCAGGAGTCATATAAGCATTCTTCACTGGTTTTCCCTGATAAATCATAGGTTTTCCTGCCTGGTAAACCGTATCGCCAGGCAGCAACCATTCTTCGCGCGGACTGTCCGGACTGTGCAATGGTCCGAAGCTTACCTGTTGCTGTGCACTTGCTTCTGTAGTGAGGAAAGTGCAAAAAGCGATGATAATATATATTTTTTTCTTCATAATTGATTGCATTTTCTGTCTTCTGCTGCAAAGATATGAAGAATGTATGAAACAAAGTAACTTTTCCCGCATAAAAAATTATTTTTTTAGAATAAAATCATTATCTTTGCATCCGATAACATAAATAGATGTAAAATTATACAAAAATATGAAGAAGATTATCAGATTATTGACACTCGCTCTTCTTACGGTGCCTGTTACGACATTCGCTCAGAGTGAAGGCAATCAGAACACATCAGAACCAGCCGGAAAAGTTGTGGCGTCTAAGCCCGATTCTCTGCTCGACTGGGAAACACCGCACGATCCAACTTGCCCTCAGGTGTTGCTGGAAACTTCGATGGGCAACATTCTCGTGGCTCTCTACAACGATACTCCCAAGCATCGGGATAATTTCCTGAAACTTGTCAATTCGGGCTATTATGACGGTTGCATCTTTCAGCGTGTCATCAAGAATTTCATGATTCAGGGTGGCGATTATTCATGCAGAAAGGTGAACATGGAAAAGCCGCAGAAGTTTGATGTAAACTATACGGTTCCGGCAGAAATCATCTATCCTAAATATTATCATAAGCGCGGACAGCTCTGTGCTGCTCGCGAAGGAGATGATGAAAATCCGACCAAAGCTTCGGCGTCTACTGATTTCTACATCACCTGGGGCAGAAATTTTTCTCCACGGCAGATGGAATATTATGTAGAAAAACTGAAACGGGACGGCAAGTATTACGCCATTCCTTCAGAACAGTTGCAGAAGGGCTACATCAAGCATGGTGGTGTTCCTCACCTTGACAACGGCTACACTGTATTCGGAGAGGTGCTTGAAGGCATGGATGTGGTTGATAAGATTCAGAATGTGGCTACCGATAAGGCGAACAACGACAGACCTCTCACGGATGTCATCATCCTGAAAGCCAAGCAGATGAAGTAACTTCCGGATCGTAAACTGAAGAAATAAGTAACTGAGCCCATTAAAAGGGAAAAAACAATAAGTAAAAATATTAAATACGAGAAAAATGAAGTCATTAAAGGAATTATATAGAATAGGTAAGGGACCATCGAGCAGTCATACGATGGGGCCTCAGCGTGCTGCCAAACTTTTTCTGGAGCGTTGCCCTAACGCTTCTTATTATGAAGTAACCCTCTATGGAAGTCTGGCTGCTACAGGTAAGGGACACATGACTGATGTGGCAATAGAAGAAGTGCTCAGACCTCATAAAACTGTGAATATTATCTGGCAGCCACAGACTTTCCTGCCTTATCATCCCAACGGAATGAAATTTGTGGGCAAGGATCTGAACGGCGATATTATCGATGAATGGACCGTTTACAGTATTGGTGGTGGAGCCATATCAGATGGTACTGCCGGCAACGAAGAGCTGGGCGCCAAGGATGTCTATGATCTGAACAAGCTCGCCGACATCAAGCAATGGTGCTATGATAACGGACGCTCATTCTGGGAGTATGTTGAGAAATGCGAATCGGAAGATATCTGGGATT includes these proteins:
- a CDS encoding M48 family metallopeptidase, with protein sequence MKKFKVLVLTVVAVLALSSCGTTQTVPLTGRTHRISVSDEQVLSLSNQEYTKYMASAKKSTNAANTAMVQRVGKRLANAVELYLKQNGFEADVKNYSWEFNLVQDKSANAFCMPGGKIVVYEGLLPYTQNETGLAIVLGHEIAHAVAKHSAEQLTKQQNQQTGTSILGTVLNQTVGNGVGNVASAVAGQYFSFRNLKYSRDNETEADYMGLIFAAMAGYDPQQAIPFWKRMSQGSSSNQSDIFSDHPSDAKRIAALQKEMPTALKYYKPQTTYKVGSTSKTSTTKKTSRKKKTTTRRR
- a CDS encoding NfeD family protein, producing MEYLSHNLWLVWTSVMFICLILELSSGDFYVTCFAIGALISIPVALVGAPFWVQVVVWAICSMLSIWLVRPHLLKSLHKGGEDRRSNADALAGQIGEVTEMIPAGGYGRVKLDGDDWKAEVPHLAEPLAVGDKVRILGHESIILKVEKV
- a CDS encoding SPFH domain-containing protein, with product MNIGIYVLVALVALALVVVKKTIVIIPQSETKIIERLGRYFATLKPGINIIIPFIDHAKDIVAMRNGRYLYTNSIDLREQVYDFDRQNVITKDNIQMQINALLYFQIVDPFKSVYEINNLPNAIEKLTQTTLRNIIGEMELDQTLTSRDTINTKLRAVLDDATNKWGIKVNRVELQDITPPESVLQAMEKQMQAERNKRATILTSEGEKEKQRLLSEGEKAAIVNKAEAAKQQAILNAEGEATARIRKAEAEAIAIQKITEAVGQSTNPANYLLAQKYISMMQEVAQGKDNKVVYLPYEATNLLGSIGGIKDLFKG
- a CDS encoding UDP-N-acetyl glucosamine 2-epimerase, encoding MKKICIVAGARPNFIKVAPVIRAIRNAQEVGNEISYQLVYTGKEDDPTLESSLFDDLGIQKPDAYLGVDCPNMNELTGQVMGQFERYLQQNATDVVIVVDDLASTMAVAIVTKKQGVQLAHIAAGTRSFDITMPKEINRLVIDGLSDILFTAGISNNSIANKEGAELSKVYMVGNVLIDNIRFLQSKMQRPEVMDEFHLKEGEYMVLTLNRKAIVNNIDEMKSLISVIDEEARQAGVKVIAPLRGKALGFVLAFKAYQEESNHQSGIQVVQPLNYLSFAYLTAHAKGVITDSGNVAEEATFNGVPCITLNSYTEHIETVKVGTNELVAEDPELLKQSMQKLLKGEWKKAGIPDRWDGRSAERIVQILAE
- a CDS encoding peptidylprolyl isomerase, whose protein sequence is MKKIIRLLTLALLTVPVTTFAQSEGNQNTSEPAGKVVASKPDSLLDWETPHDPTCPQVLLETSMGNILVALYNDTPKHRDNFLKLVNSGYYDGCIFQRVIKNFMIQGGDYSCRKVNMEKPQKFDVNYTVPAEIIYPKYYHKRGQLCAAREGDDENPTKASASTDFYITWGRNFSPRQMEYYVEKLKRDGKYYAIPSEQLQKGYIKHGGVPHLDNGYTVFGEVLEGMDVVDKIQNVATDKANNDRPLTDVIILKAKQMK